Genomic window (Flavobacteriales bacterium):
TGGTCTATGGCCAAGTGGCCAATTGCACCCCGAACACGCTGGTGACCATACAGACCCAGGCCGGCACCTTGCCGGCACAGACGCTCACCACATCCGTCAACGCGAACTGCTCCTTCTCCGCCATGGTCAACGTTGATTCGCCATCCGGCGGCATCCTGGCCTGGTCTTCCTGCGGGAACGGCACCGCGTCCATGGATTCGGGCAGCTATGTCTTCAGCACCCCCTTCGATTCGGCAAGCATCCAGCTGAACCTCAGCTGCGGTGGCGTCATCGATCCCTGCGACGCGAGCTTCACGGTGCAACAGGCGATGAACGGGAACAGCCCCATTCCCTGGCAGATGACCACCACGAACACGAGCACCGGCGCAGCTCCGATCATGTACCAGTGGTGGATGCCCAATGGAAGCTCCAGTGCGGCGGCCGAGCCGACCTTCACCTTCACGCAGTCCGGGGTCTACGGCATCTGCCTCACCATCACTACCGGCAACTGCACGAGCGTGCTATGCGACACGGTGGTGGTGGACAGCATGGGATACATTTCCAATAATTCCATTTGGTACGATTGCCAAGGTGTGCTCTGGGGCCCCAACACGCCAGGCACTTCCTGCGATGATGGGAACCCCGCCACCAGCAACGACACATGGTCCGCTGCTTGCCAGTGCGTCGGCCAAGGTGGTGGGATGCTGGATTGCCTCGGCATACCCGGCGGCTTCAACCTGCCCGGCACCGCTTGTGCCGATTCGACAGGGAGTGGCAACACCACCGGCACTTGGGATGCGAACTGCATCTGCCAACCCGACAGCGGCATTACGGACTGCCTCGGCATCGTGAACGGTCCCAACTTCCCCGGAACGCCCTGCGACGATGGGAACCCCGCCACCAGCAACGACACGTGGTCCGCTGCTTGCCAGTGCGTCGGCCAAGGTGGTGGAATGCTGGATTGCCTCGGCATTCCCGGCGGCTCCAACCTGCCCGGCACCGCTTGTGCCGATTCGACATGGAGTGGCAATATCACCGGTATCT
Coding sequences:
- a CDS encoding T9SS type A sorting domain-containing protein yields the protein MKATFRTFCLGLLTVCGLTAMAQTPYYVVVYGQVANCTPNTLVTIQTQAGTLPAQTLTTSVNANCSFSAMVNVDSPSGGILAWSSCGNGTASMDSGSYVFSTPFDSASIQLNLSCGGVIDPCDASFTVQQAMNGNSPIPWQMTTTNTSTGAAPIMYQWWMPNGSSSAAAEPTFTFTQSGVYGICLTITTGNCTSVLCDTVVVDSMGYISNNSIWYDCQGVLWGPNTPGTSCDDGNPATSNDTWSAACQCVGQGGGMLDCLGIPGGFNLPGTACADSTGSGNTTGTWDANCICQPDSGITDCLGIVNGPNFPGTPCDDGNPATSNDTWSAACQCVGQGGGMLDCLGIPGGSNLPGTACADSTWSGNITGIWDANCSCQPDSGITDCLGIVNGPNFPGTSCTTPAGGIGTWSAACVCMEDSSGSGCNADFWPIQAYDSTATGGMEPIPNEVWVWNLSSGGNGNYQFFWDFGDGSGSTDAYPTHVYNSDGPWLLCLTMTSANCTDTYCDTISVDANGILNELVISSGGGNVEHEGTFGTRSEGFTLNVIQHIPTGITEVPAFAELKAWPNPVLNELNLTFNTSVSGTVPVTVIDPSGRTVITASQNLTTGSNTFRISTDDLGPGLYMVRIGNDARSITQRFMKVR